The following DNA comes from Papaver somniferum cultivar HN1 chromosome 4, ASM357369v1, whole genome shotgun sequence.
CAAAAAGGAAATTTGCAAAACACaagcaaaactaaaaacaagaaccTGACGATCATGACAGATGATTATCTAGTAATTAATGGAGCGTGTTAGTAGAGCTAATGTATTGACAAAAACTAGCCTACTTTGAGGGTTTGAGCATTTATTGGAAGAGATATACTGAGATACTGAATGAGTGAGTGAGTGAGAGGCTGAGTTCAAACAAAAGACATCTCCATGTGCATCAACAGGTGACAGAGGAAACAGAAAGAGGGTATCGGAAAGTGTTTGCATACTGGAAAGAGAGAGTAGCACCATCAGGAAGTGGTTTACCATCATTAACAATGCAATCATCATACCGAATACGCTTGAAGAGTCTAGGATTAATGAGACGAGCTGAACTAAACCAACCGCAACTGAGATGAATCCGAGAGATATCACAACCACTAACGCACACATTCATAATCTCAACTGTATATGTTGGTATACCATTTGGCAGTGGAGAAGTTGAACCTTGATTCACAATTATGTCTGATTTGGAACATTTCTCTCCCCATATTCTATTGGGCTCCACCATCTCTTCCTGTTCAGATGCTGGTGCTGCAGCTGATGAAACTGTCATAACATAACCATAAAAAAGAATCATCGGTAAGCAACAGATGTACTTGTAAGGGAAAATGCAAACATCCCAAACCCCACCAACAATGAAAACAAATTACACTTTCCTATATGCCTCTTAAGCTGATTATAGCCATTGCTGAATGATGATGAATACCAGTACTAAGGACCCAAAGGAAAAGCAGAAGCAAAACTAAAGCATATAAGAACAAAAGTAGTATAATCTTAAAAGTATCTCATCATGCCTTGTTCTCTTCTACTACTTTCTTTTTACTGAATATAGTAGTACCATCAATGTATCAATCAAATGCAACATATATGCACCAGTAGGATCAAGTTACTGTGTAaccacaaaatcaaaaatcaaaaccaccCAATTGTTAATGAACAGGCAAAACACCTTTCACACCACAAATTGCCAGATGTCAACTTATGATTGGGTAACACAATGATACATCAAAAAGTCTATACGATGAAGTAGAATAAGTCACAAGGATGATGGGAGACAAATAGACCCCACATGAGTGCTAGGTCCGTAcaatgttgttgttggtggtggtgtgaAGCAGAAAATCAAAACAGAAGAAATCACCAATCACGTACAGCGTATTGTAACGATGTCCCTCAAAGGAATTTTGTACTAGTACTAATACTTACAATCTGTATTAAGAAGTTTACGACTCCGAACAGCAGAAAACGGTTGAAGGAATTCTTCtggtttcttcatcatcatctgatCATTAGTTGAGTTTCTTCTGATGTTGTTTTGTTGATTCAATAAACctgcaaaattaaaattaaaaattcagGAAAATGAAACAGAGAAAGTCCAAAAAGCAATATGAATGTCGGAGAAAGACGAACCGTTACAaccaaaccctagaattgaaaaatcgtaaagaaagaaagaaattctgGAAAGTATTATCAGAAAAATTGGGATCTTAAAACAATAATAAGTGAAAAACCTGATTATTGATATTTACAGACCTGGATAAAATAGAGAAAACGAATATATCAACGCCGCCATtattgctgctgccattaacaaccgCCTTGAGATAATAATCACCATTTTCGCCATTGATGAAGTACAGAAACAGAACTCACGTGTGTAGTCTTTAATAAGAAGAAACTAAGGAAGTAATAATGACGATGAGAATCTCTGTAACTCTAAACTCCAGTTTCCTTCAACTTCATTGAATATGAGAGAATAAGAGTAGTATTTATTGTTGTGGTTATGAATCCTCTTTTAACACTTGAACTGATTGAAGATAAGTAGTAGAAATCCCTGAAAATATAAGAAGTAAAATAAGTTCACATGCTGAATGTATTACTTAAAATGGTGAAATCAATCTCTGCTACTTGACTACTGAAAAAGCAAAACCGACATACAGTACTACTTTTCTATGTGTTTCTCTCTCCGAAGAGAATCAGAGAGTTTCAGAACATATTTTGATTCACCTCATACGCAAACTAGTACTCAGAACATTAATGgtatgaaaaattagggtttatgaaacaACATTTGAATCGATCGATCTTACCTGTTCTAAATATATAAACTCAAATCTCTGAGGAGAAAGGAAGAAGATCAATCTTATTCTTCGTTGAAAATTGTGCAgagacaaattagggttttcaaaatatcgactcttaagattttcttctttcttaAGAGTGATTTTGAAATTAGTCTCTCtctcctcttcgtcttcattttatCCTTGTCTCTGTATTTATAGTTGGACTACTAACTGGTGTGGTTTTCACATTAACTATGGTTAATAACGAGTTTGTGAACGGTTTTAACTTTTTTTAACTGGGGTTAGATTGCACGTGTCAGGTAGTAAGGGCATAATTTTGATTTGATGATTTGTAAATGTTGACAATACTCAAAGGACATTCTGTTCTGGACCCACACGAATGGATCACAGATGGAGCTCATTCTGTTCTTTCCATCCTCATGACTGTTGGGATTTAGCTGCATCAttactgtatatatatatattgagctGAAAAATTTGACGTGGGTCATCAAAACTCAGTTAAGAACCCAAAACCCAAGGTCTACTTCTTACATGGATGCATTTGTGAAGGATTCACTCACATGAGTTATAGTATGATTTATCTAACAATCAACGAGGTTATTAGTCCATTAATTAGTATCAAAACACCAAAAACAtaagggcctgtttggtacagttttgaaaaacagttttcaaaaatagttttccactgttttaaaaacatacccttttttccttgttttcattttctaaaaattgtttggtaaactgtttttgaaaacaaggaaaaccaactaaatcggatcaaatgtaaagattcgtctaagagatagtgatattagtcatgactcacttgcagtcattccccatctcttactttgttctgtaaagaagaaaagaataaagaaaagaaaaaaaagagaaaacacagaaaacaataatttgttgttttcatttttttgtttttaaaaacagaaaacagatagaaaacattttctgaaaatgtccttaccaaacgcgttttctcctgttttctgttttctctgtttttaaaaacagaaaactgtttttgaaaactataccaaacaggacctaAGTACTCTCAAAACCCTTCTTTCTTTAATAATAAAACCCGGCAAATGGGTTACACACTAATTCCTATAACAATTTACATCCCCCTTTTAATAAGAGGGTTAAGGATCCTGTCCGGGACCCAGTCCATATATGTATATAGATCTACAGGCCCGGCTCTGAAGGGTGGCAAATGTGTTCCTGTACAAGGTGGCCCAAAATTTTTCTTGCAAGTTATTAAATACGAGGCCCATCTTTTTTAATTCAGGTTTGGTTGTAGGTGGCCTGACCTAAGGAAACATGCTTAAGCCCAAATTCTCTATTAAGGGTATCTAATTCCTTCAATTCAACTGATTCAGAATCATCATTATTAGAGTTTTATGGGTGTAGATTTTTGTGGCAACTGGGTGTATTAAGTAGGGTAGTTTTGTCCGATTTAGGGTAATATACTGAATAGGTCCGGATTCGTGAGTCGACTATGATTTTCGCTCTCCTTGGATccatttttgctctccctctaacaaaaatcttaGAGTAAATACTAAACCTTTACAACTCGTTTGTTTCGGAGAATTGGGAGCTCAGGAATTCAATTCCAACGTAATCGGCCCAATTCCTCCCAACCCAACAATACCAAAATTTTCGGAATTGGATTACTAAGGAATCCAATTCCCTCAAATTGGTTGTTTTCTTTTCCACTGAAGCAGCGATGGAAAGTAATCGGACTCCGGGGAATCGCTAGTCTAAATGACTATGGTACCCTCCTAAATcgctattttattttctctttttcccAAAATCTacttcttcgtcaagttgttAAAGTAAGGTGGATCTGTGATTGATAAACAAACTCCATCAGCAAACTCCATAGCACCACCAATAACAACTGCACCATCGCCAACAACATCAGTGGTTACACCACCAACGACAACACTGTTAGTTCCTCCAACAACGACAACACCAGGTGTACCACCAACAGTAAAAACTCCAATtataccaccaacaacaacatctaAGACCACTCCACACATACCATCTGAATCTCCACCAGCACCTACAATTCCTTCCACTCCATCTGGTTTGTTTTTTAGGTATAAAATTTTTAAAGGGGAGAAGGGTTTAAATTGGAATTGTCATGTATTGATTACCTGTGCAATTGAATTACGGGAACCAAACAATAAAATCTGAATCTAGAATCCCATTCCTGGAAATAGATTACCCTGTAATCCAATTCCTACGATGTCGATAACTTGAAGCGAACGCGCTGTTAGTTAAAGAAGATATCAAATATCAAAAATTCTAGAATTCAACCATCCTCTTTACCGTGGAAGGAATTAATGGTTGTGTTATATCTTCTTATATGGATGTGAAGAACTACTATATAAAAAATAGGTAGGGCTATCAACGGATAAATATACGATCTTAGAAATCCGTATCCGATAGGTTAACCGCTACCAGATATTCGATAATATCTTATAGGATATCAAAAATGAGATATCGATTCTGATAGGCTAAGCTATCAGATATCtaatatttatccgataatatccggacATGACAAAAAAATAGAACTCTGTAAAGCATTGAAATTTAAATTAAGTTGCTCAAATATATCAGCCAAAGTGTCTTCAAAGAAAAAAACACAGTCTTAAAAACATTACTCTTAAGTAGTTATGTCTCTTAATCTCACACACACATGAAAAGAAACACACATAAAAAAAACAATGCTAAAGAAAGTAAGAAACTTAGAAACACAAAGTCTCTGTCACTCTCTAACTCTCTTATCTTCATTCTACAATTTTCATATGTGCATTTCAACAAGTCAACAACATTCAAATAAGATACATAATTAAGAGAactaagaagaagaacaaataaaactatgcactgagtttaagcaaaagaaaagaaatgttaCCTTCACAAGATAAGTTGTGGCGAAAATATTTGGATagtgtatggactaattccaatatactttaaacAACCATGGAATTAAGTATCTTAGTCACAACCATCACATGGCTTTAACCATATGACatgtgaaaaagagggggtctaacaaccacacccaatacttctcttagcaatatgtatggactaactccaatatacttttaagagaatcaactagacagtcagactcaatcttaataaaaattatatcaagagttatatctcaatttctcgatacAGTCATACAAATACATAGTGGTCGATGGGTACCCAGGCCATGGATTTAAGTATCTTAGCCACAACGATCACATGGCTTTAAACATATGACATGTGAAAAAGCgatggtctaacaaccacacccaatatttcgctgagcaatctgtatggactaactccaatatacttttaagagaatcaactagacagtcataatcaatcttaataaaaagtatatcaagagctatatctcaatttctcgattcaatacttactcaagcaaataaaaatctgcgagtctgattgaacacaagagaaattaaattgaacggtaccaaagaccaatgttcaagtatcaatcaatttcaatcaacaaccaaaggtcggatttaccaattgatcgattcaacgcacaacctatgatattttaattatataacaaaatataatgcggaaaagaaataacacagacaccagaagttttgttaacgaggaaactgcaaatacagaaaaaccccgggacctagtctagattgaacacacactgtattaagccgctacagacactatcctactacaaactaacttcggtctggactgtagttaaactccaatcaatctcacactgatccaaggtatagttgcgctccttacgtctctgatcccagcaggatactacgcacttgattcccttagatgatctcacccacaactaagagttactacgacccaaagtcgaagactttaataaacaaatctgtatcacacagaaaattctacaggaatagataaatcttcctcccacacaaatacctacgagttttgttccgtcttttgataaataaaggtgaacaggaaccaatcgataacccggacttatattcccgaagaacagcctagaattatcaatcacctcacaataatcttaatcgactagcgaaaaaagatattgcggaatcacaaacgatgagacgaagatgtttatgactacttttctatcttgtctattggaaaaattaatctcaagccaatcttacgattatactcaaatacgatagaaacaacaagatcagatcatgca
Coding sequences within:
- the LOC113274315 gene encoding protein TAPETUM DETERMINANT 1-like; this encodes MAKMVIIISRRLLMAAAIMAALIYSFSLFYPGLLNQQNNIRRNSTNDQMMMKKPEEFLQPFSAVRSRKLLNTDFSSAAAPASEQEEMVEPNRIWGEKCSKSDIIVNQGSTSPLPNGIPTYTVEIMNVCVSGCDISRIHLSCGWFSSARLINPRLFKRIRYDDCIVNDGKPLPDGATLSFQYANTFRYPLSVSSVTC